In a single window of the Bacteroidota bacterium genome:
- a CDS encoding aminotransferase class I/II-fold pyridoxal phosphate-dependent enzyme, with the protein MTFNPANNLQDLNYSDDHKGVNPAITDSSTFTFDKAQDMLDTFEGKSDGLYLYSRHTSPSGQFLADALASMEGSEAAHVAGSGMGAITPVLLQLCNSGDEIIASRTIYGGTHAFLQNFLPKFNIKTTFVSPTDLSEIENSINENTKVIYMETLSNPLLEVANIPEISKIAKKYNIKLVVDNTFTPMVFSPIRLGADVVVYSLTKYINGASDAVGGAVCASAEFINSLKDVNDGASMLLGPVLDPIRASGITKNLRTLHIRMRQHSKNALYITKKLRELGVTVSYPGLDNHPQHELTKAIKNDGFGYSGMFTIDTGSLEKANNLMEAMQRDNIGLLAVSLGFYKTLFSAPGTSTSSEISDKEQSEIGIGQGLIRFSIGLDHDIERTYQKIKSCMIEVGVLETHTT; encoded by the coding sequence ATGACTTTTAACCCCGCTAACAACCTCCAGGATTTAAATTATTCTGACGATCATAAAGGAGTAAACCCGGCAATAACAGACTCTTCTACTTTTACATTCGACAAAGCTCAGGACATGCTCGATACTTTCGAAGGCAAATCGGATGGTTTATACCTGTACTCCCGTCACACCAGTCCTAGCGGACAATTTTTAGCAGATGCATTAGCCTCAATGGAAGGCAGTGAAGCTGCCCATGTTGCAGGCTCAGGAATGGGTGCAATTACACCTGTTTTATTACAGCTTTGTAATTCCGGAGATGAAATAATAGCCAGTAGAACAATTTATGGTGGTACACACGCTTTTTTGCAAAACTTCCTGCCAAAATTCAATATTAAAACAACTTTTGTTTCTCCTACTGATCTTTCTGAGATTGAAAACTCAATAAACGAAAACACAAAAGTTATTTATATGGAAACACTCAGTAATCCATTACTGGAAGTTGCCAACATTCCTGAAATATCTAAAATCGCAAAGAAATACAACATTAAATTAGTAGTAGACAACACCTTTACTCCGATGGTATTTAGTCCGATAAGGTTAGGTGCAGATGTTGTTGTATACAGCTTAACAAAATATATAAACGGGGCTTCAGATGCCGTAGGTGGCGCGGTTTGCGCTAGTGCTGAATTTATAAACAGCCTTAAAGACGTAAACGATGGGGCAAGTATGTTACTTGGTCCTGTTCTTGATCCTATCAGAGCTTCCGGTATAACTAAAAACCTCAGAACATTACATATCAGAATGCGCCAACATTCGAAAAATGCACTGTATATCACAAAAAAACTTCGAGAACTGGGTGTAACAGTTTCGTATCCGGGATTAGATAATCACCCACAACACGAACTGACAAAAGCTATAAAGAATGATGGCTTCGGATATTCGGGTATGTTTACAATTGATACAGGTTCTTTAGAAAAAGCAAACAATCTAATGGAAGCTATGCAAAGAGACAACATTGGACTTCTTGCTGTAAGTTTAGGTTTTTACAAAACACTATTTAGTGCTCCGGGAACCAGTACTTCTTCTGAAATATCAGATAAAGAACAAAGTGAAATTGGCATTGGCCAGGGTTTAATCCGTTTTTCCATTGGATTAGACCACGATATCGAAAGAACGTATCAGAAAATTAAATCCTGTATGATAGAAGTTGGAGTTTTAGAAACTCATACAACCTGA
- the nhaC gene encoding Na+/H+ antiporter NhaC, with protein sequence MRKKDISLFQALIPIIVLIPLLAYNVMVFDDTLGGANQMALLMAALVAGFIGYYHGYDYEKMFDGVAKNLKATSSAIVILLFIGSLAGTWLLSGIVPAMVYYGLQILNPTIFLFATAVISALISVATGSSWSTIATIGIALLGIGKALGLPEEVIGGAIISGAYFGDKMSPMSDTTNLAPAMAGTDLFTHIRYMTLTTFPSMGIALLIYLIMGFSYNDSTSSVDTHAIIGSLDETFNITPWLFIVPVLVIFMIIKKVPALPALFIGTLLGGLFAYIFQPHLILEISGSDTLNFQIMYKTIVQSMIGDISLSTNNEILDSLLSTSGMAGMLNTIWLIITAMVFGGIMEAIGALHAISNALLKLGKGIASLVIATTGTSIFFNLTASDQYLAIVVPGRMYADAYKERGLAPENLSRTLEDSGTVTSVLIPWNTCGATQASVLGVSTIAYAPYAFFNILSPFMTLIFAIFKIKIRMLKDNSSPEDEKNLETVKLK encoded by the coding sequence ATGCGTAAAAAAGATATTTCATTATTCCAGGCCTTAATTCCAATTATAGTTCTTATCCCACTATTAGCTTACAATGTGATGGTATTTGATGACACTCTAGGTGGAGCAAATCAAATGGCTTTATTGATGGCTGCATTAGTAGCAGGATTTATTGGATACTACCATGGCTATGATTATGAAAAGATGTTCGATGGAGTAGCCAAAAATTTAAAAGCGACCTCTTCAGCTATCGTCATCCTATTATTTATTGGTTCCCTTGCCGGCACTTGGTTACTTTCGGGTATCGTACCGGCAATGGTTTATTACGGTCTTCAGATATTAAATCCAACTATTTTCTTATTTGCAACAGCAGTCATCTCAGCACTTATATCTGTCGCTACCGGAAGCAGCTGGTCAACTATAGCAACTATAGGTATTGCCCTGTTAGGAATTGGAAAAGCACTAGGATTACCGGAAGAAGTAATCGGTGGGGCTATAATTTCCGGTGCATATTTTGGAGATAAAATGTCGCCAATGTCCGACACTACAAATCTTGCACCTGCAATGGCAGGAACAGACCTGTTTACTCACATAAGATATATGACATTAACAACCTTTCCCTCAATGGGGATAGCTTTACTCATATACTTAATAATGGGATTTTCGTATAACGATTCCACTTCATCAGTAGATACACATGCAATTATCGGCTCTTTAGATGAAACTTTCAACATTACCCCGTGGCTATTTATAGTACCGGTCTTAGTAATTTTTATGATTATAAAAAAAGTTCCTGCCCTACCTGCTCTATTTATAGGAACACTACTGGGAGGTTTATTTGCATATATTTTTCAACCCCATTTAATACTGGAAATATCAGGAAGCGACACACTTAATTTCCAGATTATGTACAAAACAATTGTACAGTCAATGATTGGAGATATCAGCCTGTCGACGAATAATGAAATATTAGACAGTTTACTTTCTACAAGTGGAATGGCAGGTATGTTAAATACTATTTGGTTAATTATAACCGCAATGGTATTTGGGGGAATAATGGAAGCTATAGGAGCCTTACATGCTATTTCAAATGCTTTATTAAAATTAGGAAAAGGAATTGCTTCATTAGTCATTGCAACTACAGGAACTTCTATATTCTTCAATTTAACTGCTTCCGATCAATATCTTGCAATTGTAGTACCAGGTAGAATGTATGCTGATGCATACAAAGAAAGAGGCTTAGCTCCGGAAAACCTTTCAAGAACATTAGAAGATTCAGGTACAGTAACATCAGTTTTAATTCCCTGGAATACTTGTGGTGCTACTCAGGCATCAGTGCTGGGGGTTTCTACTATAGCATATGCTCCTTATGCATTTTTTAATATTCTAAGTCCTTTTATGACGCTGATCTTTGCTATTTTCAAAATAAAAATCAGAATGTTAAAAGATAATTCTTCGCCTGAAGATGAAAAAAACTTAGAAACTGTTAAACTGAAATAA
- a CDS encoding PPK2 family polyphosphate kinase, whose amino-acid sequence MKVSDYRVKSSKDFDLDNYDSVLDIGLTEDEYKREKRKFLKQLSEEQFKLYASSKYAVLVVLQGMDASGKDGIIKHVLSNLNTQGTEVHSFKVPSELELSHDFLWRHFKKLPPKGKIGIFNRSYYENVLVTKVHPEIILNENIPNINKVSDIDNKFWKQRYRQINNFERYLYQNGTKIIKIFLNISNEQQSVRLLSRINEREKNWKFSKGDFEERKYWDDYKMAFSEAIKNTSKKYAPWYIIPGDDKRYARLLVAKMLYSELRKLKLKVPKPTAKQLVDLEEYKDFLVKKSK is encoded by the coding sequence ATGAAAGTGTCTGATTACAGGGTGAAGTCATCAAAAGATTTTGATTTAGATAATTATGATTCAGTATTGGATATTGGGTTGACCGAAGATGAATATAAGAGAGAGAAACGGAAATTTTTAAAACAGCTTTCAGAGGAACAATTTAAACTTTATGCCAGTTCTAAGTATGCTGTTCTTGTTGTGTTGCAGGGGATGGATGCATCGGGAAAAGATGGAATAATAAAGCATGTTTTATCAAACTTAAATACCCAGGGAACCGAAGTTCATAGTTTTAAGGTTCCAAGTGAACTGGAGCTAAGTCACGATTTTTTATGGCGTCATTTCAAAAAGTTACCCCCAAAAGGCAAAATAGGCATATTCAACAGGTCTTACTATGAGAATGTTCTGGTGACGAAGGTTCACCCTGAAATTATTTTGAATGAAAACATACCAAACATTAATAAAGTATCAGATATAGACAATAAGTTTTGGAAGCAAAGGTACAGGCAGATAAATAATTTTGAAAGGTACTTATATCAAAACGGAACTAAAATTATAAAGATATTTCTCAATATTTCAAACGAGCAACAGTCTGTTCGTTTGCTTTCAAGAATAAATGAGAGGGAAAAAAACTGGAAATTTTCGAAAGGCGATTTCGAAGAAAGAAAATACTGGGATGATTATAAAATGGCTTTTTCCGAAGCAATTAAGAATACATCAAAGAAATATGCGCCGTGGTATATTATTCCCGGTGACGACAAGAGGTATGCGCGGCTTTTAGTAGCAAAAATGCTCTATAGCGAACTTAGAAAGCTCAAGTTAAAAGTTCCCAAACCTACAGCTAAACAGCTTGTAGATTTGGAAGAATACAAAGACTTTCTTGTGAAAAAGTCAAAGTGA
- a CDS encoding sigma-54 dependent transcriptional regulator, producing MPKILIIEDERSIRNVLKNILTDEDKSYDVLDAEDGYKGLEIVKNTSLDLVICDIKMPGMDGVEVLEEIMKISPEVPVLMISGHGDIDTAVETIKKGAYDYISKPPDLNRLLNSVRNALDKGSLVVENKQLKKKVSKKYQMVGSSKELNEIKEMIEKIAPSDARVLIMGPNGVGKEIVAHWIHQKSKREKFPMLEVNCAAIPSELIESELFGHEKGAFTSANKMRKGKFELANGGTLFLDEIGDMSLGAQAKVLRALQENKISRVGGDKSISVDVRVVAATNKNLQEEIKKGKFREDLFHRLAVIPINVPSLNERKDDIPELVSYFSKNICGEQGISTKLFESEALDLLKQKDWSGNVRELRNVVERLIILGGKSITKDDVVKFV from the coding sequence ATGCCAAAAATACTAATAATAGAAGATGAAAGAAGTATTAGGAATGTCTTGAAAAACATTCTGACGGATGAAGATAAGAGTTATGATGTATTGGATGCAGAAGATGGTTATAAGGGGCTTGAAATTGTAAAGAATACTTCACTTGATCTGGTTATCTGCGATATTAAGATGCCGGGAATGGATGGTGTTGAGGTGTTGGAAGAAATAATGAAAATTTCTCCGGAGGTGCCCGTATTAATGATTTCGGGACATGGGGATATTGATACAGCCGTAGAAACAATTAAAAAAGGAGCCTATGATTATATTTCTAAGCCACCGGATTTAAACAGGTTGTTGAATTCGGTTAGAAATGCTTTAGATAAAGGGTCTTTGGTTGTTGAAAATAAACAGCTAAAGAAGAAGGTGTCTAAGAAGTATCAGATGGTAGGTTCATCAAAGGAGTTGAATGAAATAAAGGAGATGATAGAAAAGATTGCTCCTTCCGATGCCAGAGTATTGATAATGGGGCCAAATGGTGTAGGTAAAGAAATAGTAGCGCATTGGATTCATCAGAAGAGTAAGAGAGAAAAATTTCCAATGTTGGAGGTGAATTGTGCCGCTATACCGTCCGAACTTATCGAAAGTGAGTTATTTGGACATGAAAAGGGGGCATTTACATCGGCAAATAAGATGAGAAAAGGTAAGTTTGAATTAGCTAATGGCGGAACTCTTTTTCTGGATGAAATTGGAGATATGAGCCTTGGAGCACAGGCAAAAGTTTTGAGAGCACTTCAGGAAAACAAAATATCGAGAGTTGGAGGAGATAAGAGTATTTCTGTTGATGTAAGAGTTGTGGCTGCCACAAATAAAAACCTTCAGGAAGAAATTAAAAAAGGAAAATTCAGGGAGGATCTGTTTCACAGGTTAGCCGTAATACCAATTAATGTGCCTTCGCTAAACGAAAGAAAAGATGATATACCTGAGTTGGTGAGTTATTTTTCTAAAAATATTTGTGGAGAACAGGGGATATCTACTAAGTTGTTCGAAAGTGAAGCTCTGGATTTATTGAAACAAAAAGATTGGAGCGGGAATGTCAGAGAGCTCCGAAATGTGGTAGAGAGATTAATAATTCTTGGAGGGAAAAGTATAACAAAAGATGATGTGGTAAAATTTGTTTAA
- a CDS encoding mechanosensitive ion channel domain-containing protein, producing the protein MDKTFIENIVEAFYKVLDFTLISTKQKEINIGDIVVIFLYFFAAWFVLMLFKVVVERTIKRKWGKETQNELNRFYSLHQIVKYFVYFFTISSLLKYFGTDITVILAGSTALLVGVGLGMQNLFNDFVSGILILFDRTLLVNDILEIDGVIGRVERVGMRTTTVKTREDKTMIIPNHYFMSEKLVNWTQTELDTRFNLSVGVAYGTDTLLVKELLIKVAEKHDKVLENPNPQVFFQDFGESSLNFDLVFYLDDVFRIQKIKSDLRFAIDEIFRENNVTIPFPQRDIHVIKNK; encoded by the coding sequence ATGGATAAGACATTCATAGAAAATATTGTTGAGGCATTTTATAAAGTATTAGATTTTACATTAATATCAACAAAACAAAAGGAAATTAATATAGGCGATATTGTGGTGATATTTTTGTATTTTTTTGCTGCGTGGTTTGTTTTGATGTTATTTAAAGTTGTAGTTGAAAGAACGATAAAACGAAAATGGGGAAAGGAAACTCAAAATGAGTTAAACAGATTTTATTCTCTCCACCAGATAGTAAAATATTTTGTATACTTTTTTACAATTTCTTCATTGTTAAAATACTTTGGTACTGATATTACTGTTATTCTTGCCGGTTCTACTGCTTTATTGGTTGGAGTTGGTTTGGGGATGCAGAATCTTTTTAACGATTTTGTTTCCGGAATATTAATTCTTTTCGACAGAACTTTATTAGTAAATGATATTCTGGAAATAGATGGGGTTATAGGTAGGGTTGAGCGTGTAGGTATGCGAACTACAACGGTGAAAACCAGAGAAGATAAAACAATGATAATTCCCAATCATTATTTCATGAGCGAAAAGCTTGTTAACTGGACTCAAACAGAGCTCGATACAAGGTTTAATTTATCTGTAGGGGTAGCATATGGAACGGATACATTGCTTGTAAAGGAATTATTGATCAAAGTTGCGGAAAAACACGATAAAGTTCTTGAAAATCCTAATCCTCAGGTGTTTTTTCAGGATTTTGGAGAAAGTTCTCTTAATTTTGATCTTGTATTTTATTTAGATGATGTGTTTAGAATTCAGAAAATAAAAAGTGACCTTAGGTTTGCGATTGATGAAATATTTAGGGAGAATAATGTGACTATTCCATTTCCGCAGAGAGATATACATGTAATAAAAAATAAATAA
- a CDS encoding ABC transporter permease — protein MNKIKLIIKREYITKVRRRSFIVMSLLGPLFLVLVFAIIAFLASINTDNKVIGVYDETSFFVDAFKSDPGIKYVYFPTTGLREVIDTAEARGYYGLIHIPFNADNNLDEISSSIEYFSNKTPLNSVIAKLKDNIGDKIWSLKLNKLGTSVKIVEDADVDVSMRYVSYHGELKNSKIGLMQMATGAMAGIMIYMFIFVYGVQVMRSVIEEKTNRIVEVIISSVKPFELMMGKILGSALVGLTRFATWTILSGVLLSIVKSAFGIDAPNKEIIDSTINPEFENEIHEVIISLFDLNYVLIVGAFAFFFTSGYLLYSAMFASVGAAVDSETDTQQFMLPVTLPLIIALYSGLMVLENPNGPVAFWLSMIPFTSPVVMMARIPFDVPAWELITSMLILVASFVLITILASKIYKTGILMYGNKPTYKELWKWIRHS, from the coding sequence ATGAATAAAATTAAACTAATAATAAAAAGAGAGTATATTACAAAAGTCAGAAGGAGGTCATTCATTGTTATGTCGTTATTAGGTCCGTTATTTCTGGTTTTGGTTTTTGCAATTATTGCTTTCTTGGCAAGTATAAATACTGATAACAAAGTAATCGGTGTATACGACGAAACTTCTTTTTTTGTAGATGCTTTTAAGAGTGATCCGGGTATTAAATATGTATATTTCCCTACAACGGGTTTAAGGGAGGTGATCGATACTGCTGAGGCACGAGGATATTATGGACTTATCCATATACCTTTTAATGCTGATAATAATTTAGATGAAATTTCATCTTCTATAGAGTATTTCTCAAATAAAACCCCTCTTAATTCAGTTATAGCCAAATTGAAAGATAATATTGGAGATAAAATATGGTCATTAAAATTAAATAAGTTAGGGACAAGTGTAAAGATAGTGGAAGATGCTGATGTTGATGTATCTATGCGATATGTCAGTTATCATGGCGAATTGAAAAATTCAAAGATCGGATTGATGCAAATGGCTACCGGAGCAATGGCCGGAATAATGATCTATATGTTTATTTTTGTTTATGGTGTTCAGGTGATGCGTTCTGTAATAGAAGAGAAGACAAACAGAATTGTAGAGGTGATTATTTCATCGGTAAAGCCTTTTGAGCTTATGATGGGGAAAATTTTAGGTTCGGCATTGGTTGGTTTAACTCGTTTTGCTACCTGGACCATATTGTCGGGAGTACTGTTATCTATAGTTAAAAGTGCTTTCGGAATAGATGCACCCAATAAAGAGATAATTGATAGTACGATTAATCCTGAGTTTGAGAATGAAATTCATGAAGTAATAATATCGCTTTTCGATTTAAATTATGTGTTAATAGTAGGTGCATTTGCTTTTTTCTTTACAAGTGGTTACCTCTTGTATAGTGCAATGTTTGCATCGGTAGGGGCTGCTGTTGATTCTGAAACCGATACACAGCAATTTATGTTGCCGGTAACTCTGCCCTTGATTATTGCACTTTATTCCGGATTAATGGTTTTGGAGAATCCAAACGGTCCTGTTGCTTTTTGGTTGTCGATGATTCCATTTACCTCGCCTGTGGTGATGATGGCACGAATACCTTTTGATGTTCCTGCCTGGGAGCTTATTACTTCTATGCTTATTCTGGTAGCGAGTTTTGTATTAATAACTATTCTTGCTTCTAAGATTTATAAAACGGGAATATTGATGTATGGAAATAAACCTACATATAAAGAACTATGGAAATGGATAAGACATTCATAG
- a CDS encoding ATP-binding cassette domain-containing protein, with translation MIRAENVTKSYHEHTALDNLSIDVKKGSVYGLLGPNGAGKTTFIRIINQIVIPDSGTIMFDDEVLQPKHISQIGYMPEERGLYRNMKVGEQALYLAQLKGLSYHDAKIKLKYWFDKFEISSWWNKKIGQLSKGMAQKVQFIVTVLHDPKLLIFDEPFSGFDPLNAQVIKDEILELKDKGATVLFSTHRMESVEEMCDHIALIDNSHKVLDGEIGEVKRNHRNNKYDITINDYDVPNLEKLNNIVRVESSRLNQNFHDQVDITLKMINGTSSQELLKKLMTLGELHRFAENIPSINEIFIQHVE, from the coding sequence TTGATCCGAGCAGAAAATGTTACAAAAAGCTACCATGAACACACTGCACTAGATAATTTAAGTATTGATGTTAAAAAGGGGAGTGTATATGGTTTGTTAGGGCCTAATGGCGCAGGAAAAACTACATTCATCAGAATAATTAATCAGATTGTAATCCCCGATTCGGGAACTATAATGTTTGATGATGAAGTATTACAGCCTAAACATATTTCTCAAATAGGCTATATGCCGGAAGAAAGAGGGCTTTATAGAAATATGAAAGTTGGGGAGCAGGCATTGTATTTAGCGCAATTAAAAGGACTGAGTTATCACGATGCAAAAATTAAACTGAAGTATTGGTTCGACAAGTTTGAAATATCCTCGTGGTGGAATAAAAAAATCGGACAACTGTCGAAAGGTATGGCACAGAAAGTTCAATTTATTGTTACTGTTCTTCACGATCCAAAACTGTTAATTTTTGATGAACCATTTAGTGGTTTCGATCCTTTAAATGCTCAGGTAATTAAAGATGAGATCCTGGAGCTTAAAGATAAAGGAGCAACAGTTTTATTTTCTACACATAGAATGGAATCAGTAGAGGAGATGTGCGACCACATAGCTCTGATAGATAATTCGCATAAAGTACTTGATGGAGAAATAGGAGAAGTAAAAAGAAATCACAGAAATAACAAGTACGATATTACTATAAATGATTATGATGTCCCCAATCTTGAAAAACTAAATAATATTGTTAGAGTGGAAAGTTCGAGATTAAATCAGAATTTCCACGATCAGGTAGATATTACTTTAAAAATGATAAATGGAACCAGTTCTCAGGAGTTGCTAAAGAAGTTGATGACACTTGGTGAACTTCACCGTTTTGCAGAAAATATACCGAGTATTAATGAAATATTTATTCAACATGTTGAGTAA